A region of Solanum dulcamara chromosome 7, daSolDulc1.2, whole genome shotgun sequence DNA encodes the following proteins:
- the LOC129896330 gene encoding uncharacterized protein LOC129896330 isoform X2 translates to MMIRRIRSQILVTAHRLSGLRSSQFHSQNSAQPLTRAIYGNYMQAECNLQRNVCQCRKCSMMLRASFSTEAGTIESSATESVKELYDKMLKSVMDQRSAPPNAWLWSLIESCANHEDAKLLFDILQRLRIFRLSNLRIHENFNCALCQEITKACVRVGAIDLGKKVLWKHSVYGLTPNIGSAHHLLLFAKQHNDVKLLVEIMNLVKKNDLILQPGTSNIVFSICSQTDNWDLICKYGKRFVKAGVKLRKTSLDTWMEFASKIGDVDALWKIEKIRSETMKEHTLGSGLSRAKGFLIDHKPADAVAVIQLLNQDCFKREEQY, encoded by the exons ATGATGATTAGACGAATTCGCTCTCAGATTTTGGTCACTGCTCACCGACTCTCAGGACTCAGAAGCTCACAATTTCATTCTCAGAACTCCGCTCAGCCGCTCACAA GGGCGATTTATGGAAATTATATGCAAGCAGAATGCAATCTTCAGAGAAATGTATGCCAGTGTCGAAAATGCTCTATGATGCTCAGGGCATCATTTTCTACGGAAGCAGGGACAATTGAAAGTAGTGCGACAG AATCTGTGAAGGAGTTGTATGACAAAATGCTGAAGTCTGTCATGGATCAAAGAAGTGCTCCGCCCAATGCCTGGTTGTGGTCCCTAATAGAAAGTTGTGCAAACCATGAAGATGCTAAACTTTTATTCGACATATTGCAGAGACTTCGAATATTT AGACTTTCTAATCTCCGTATCCATGAAAACTTCAATTGTGCTCTCTGCCAGGAAATTACTAAGGCATGTGTACGTGTTGGCGCCATTGATTTGG GTAAGAAGGTGTTGTGGAAGCATAGTGTATATGGACTGACTCCTAACATTGGATCTGCGCACCATTTACTG TTATTTGCTAAACAACATAATGATGTTAAACTCTTGGTAGAAATTATGAATCTGGTGAAGAAAAATGACTTGATCCTGCAACCTGGAACTTCAAATATAGTCTTCAG CATTTGCTCCCAAACTGATAACTGGGACTTGATATGTAAGTATGGTAAAAGGTTTGTCAAGGCAGGAGTGAAGCTACGAAAGACTTCCTTGGACACTTGGATGGAATTTGCCTCAAAAATAG GAGATGTTGATGCTCTGTGGAAAATTGAGAAGATACGATCAGAAACCATGAAGGAACATACTCTTGGAAGTGGACTTTCACGTGCTAAG GGTTTCCTAATTGACCACAAACCTGCAGATGCTGTTGCTGTCATTCAATTACTCAATCAG GATTGCTTTAAGAGGGAAGAACAATACTAG
- the LOC129896330 gene encoding uncharacterized protein LOC129896330 isoform X1 codes for MMIRRIRSQILVTAHRLSGLRSSQFHSQNSAQPLTRAIYGNYMQAECNLQRNVCQCRKCSMMLRASFSTEAGTIESSATAESVKELYDKMLKSVMDQRSAPPNAWLWSLIESCANHEDAKLLFDILQRLRIFRLSNLRIHENFNCALCQEITKACVRVGAIDLGKKVLWKHSVYGLTPNIGSAHHLLLFAKQHNDVKLLVEIMNLVKKNDLILQPGTSNIVFSICSQTDNWDLICKYGKRFVKAGVKLRKTSLDTWMEFASKIGDVDALWKIEKIRSETMKEHTLGSGLSRAKGFLIDHKPADAVAVIQLLNQDCFKREEQY; via the exons ATGATGATTAGACGAATTCGCTCTCAGATTTTGGTCACTGCTCACCGACTCTCAGGACTCAGAAGCTCACAATTTCATTCTCAGAACTCCGCTCAGCCGCTCACAA GGGCGATTTATGGAAATTATATGCAAGCAGAATGCAATCTTCAGAGAAATGTATGCCAGTGTCGAAAATGCTCTATGATGCTCAGGGCATCATTTTCTACGGAAGCAGGGACAATTGAAAGTAGTGCGACAG CAGAATCTGTGAAGGAGTTGTATGACAAAATGCTGAAGTCTGTCATGGATCAAAGAAGTGCTCCGCCCAATGCCTGGTTGTGGTCCCTAATAGAAAGTTGTGCAAACCATGAAGATGCTAAACTTTTATTCGACATATTGCAGAGACTTCGAATATTT AGACTTTCTAATCTCCGTATCCATGAAAACTTCAATTGTGCTCTCTGCCAGGAAATTACTAAGGCATGTGTACGTGTTGGCGCCATTGATTTGG GTAAGAAGGTGTTGTGGAAGCATAGTGTATATGGACTGACTCCTAACATTGGATCTGCGCACCATTTACTG TTATTTGCTAAACAACATAATGATGTTAAACTCTTGGTAGAAATTATGAATCTGGTGAAGAAAAATGACTTGATCCTGCAACCTGGAACTTCAAATATAGTCTTCAG CATTTGCTCCCAAACTGATAACTGGGACTTGATATGTAAGTATGGTAAAAGGTTTGTCAAGGCAGGAGTGAAGCTACGAAAGACTTCCTTGGACACTTGGATGGAATTTGCCTCAAAAATAG GAGATGTTGATGCTCTGTGGAAAATTGAGAAGATACGATCAGAAACCATGAAGGAACATACTCTTGGAAGTGGACTTTCACGTGCTAAG GGTTTCCTAATTGACCACAAACCTGCAGATGCTGTTGCTGTCATTCAATTACTCAATCAG GATTGCTTTAAGAGGGAAGAACAATACTAG